The genomic window TAACTAAGATTAGAGGTATATGCACTCTTTTTAACATAGACACACACCTTGACCAGTCAACGCACTCAGCCCACATGGAATaggaaaacacacaaaaataagATGTGTTATCACGTCTCATTGAATGATACAGAAAGTGAACCCACataaatttgcaaaaaaaaaaaagaagaagaagaaggaaaaatgGTTTGGTAACGCTATGAGAAACACATAGAATTTTAAGagacaagaaaataaaatattagatatgttgctaaatttccttcaaGATACCTACATTTATTTCACAGGAATTTCGAAAGGTCATTCCTCTGTTCCAAATGACCATgtaggatttatttttaaaggaCTTCAGTTCTAAAAAATTCCTCATTTTTTCCTTTGACCAATGGAGCACTTGTAGGGTTGAATCTTttggaaaattttcctatatgtACTCCTTTAGAACAAAAGGAATTGaccctttgaaattcctatagaataACCAAATACATAGGAAATTTAGAGGAATTCTACCATTAGATTTAACCACATGGAACATTTCCTTTCTGCCATTCCCTCTCCAAATTCATGTAGTATTTTCCTGTGAAGCATCCAAACAACGCGATTCGAGTAATTTGTGTGCTTTTGACATTACTTAGGATCAAGTTGGTGTGCCACCCTAatttctcattatttttttcctgttcATGCAGTTCTTCAAATCATGCATTCAAAAAGAGGTCTTAATGAATTCGAAGAAATTAAAACTTAGCACCATAGTCTaaggccctgttcttttctaattttagattttggATTTTTTGTTCGCATGATTCCCAAGCTCCTAAACATTGCATTTTATGAACACAATTCTATATAAAGTTTTCTTGGAATACTTTGATAAAGCAACTTTTCAACTTTGTAgaagttaattaatttgtttatccCTCGAATAGCTAtcacaatttatttttcaaattatcCATCTATCCATCAATTTGAGCTATCAGATGAGAAATGAGAGGCATATCACAATTGCGTCTATCTATTGTTCTATTTTTGTGTTGTAAGTTTAATCATCTGATCCTGTTGACTGCAAATTTTAAAGAAGCCGAAGCCGAGGGTCCTTGCACATACCTCTTCTATTGTTTCAGACTGGTCCTGATTTGGTGAGCCTAGCTTTGGGCTTTGTAATGAAACTGCAAATCGTCAAGCTGAGCTGAATTTCACCAGATCAATTGGGCCGAACCCACTAAGCAATTTGCTAACGAATCGAGTTATAGGTGTTGCATGCGCCAATAATAAATGGTTAATTTGTGTAAAATCCCAATTttccatctgaaaaaaaaaatccatccatGTATGACGCACTAGTTGTCGTCTGTCTCTGCCGTTCTCTGAAGAAACAAGAACATGTACATGCAGAGTTGCTGACATGTGTCCCCCCCTCACCAAAAGACGGCATCAGGTTAATTTTGTATCCATCCTCTAATACATTTCCCCGACCTTGTCATTATTGGAACATATATTCGTGGGAGTTGTCGTTTCAATTTTGTCCAATCCCCAGTTCGTATCTCTCGAATCTTTAATTTCAGTAATTCACCTGGTTTGGCTTTCATCAACCACTCTCGGTGAATCCGAAGAAAGAATGAAATTAAGGGCAAGACAGAGCTGAGGGCTGACACTCTGAGGAGTGAGGACGATCTGCTCTTATATAATTTCAGTCCATATGTTCGATCTTCTTCTCGACATCCACGAGATACCCATTTGTTCCTTGTACCCCGGCAATAGCCTGTCTGGTCTATTGCGTTGTGTAACTAAAACTGTActattttcttctaatatatttacGTGTGTGAGCTAGATACCCATTTGTTCAGCGTCTTCGGTTTTGCCGCATAATAATTTGCATTTGGAGACAGTGAGTGCGTGCGCCGGCCGGCGGCAGATATGGCACGGCGAGAAGTCGACGACTCCTACACCAACGGTTCCGTGGTCGAGGTCGTGTCCATGGAGGAAGGCAGCAAGATGGACAAGGAGGATGACCACCAAAACCCGCAGGCgcctgacggcggcgacgtcgtggtTTGTGGCATGCCCATGTCGTTCACCTTCCTCCAGATGGTGAGCGCTGAGCAGCATTTGCCATTGATTCTCTCTTCAAcgaaatgtatatatatatgatcgtGTGCTTGGTTAATTTGGTCGTtgatcgacgacgacgctgcGTGCAGCTGCTCGCCGAGTTCTTGGCCACGTTCTTCCTGATGTTCGCGGGGCTGGGCGCCATCAcggtggaggagaagaagggcgCGGTGACGTTCCCGGGGGTGGCCGTGGCGTGGGGCGCGGCGGTCATGGCGATGGTGTACGCCGTCGGCCACGTCTCCGGCGCGCACCTCAACCCGGCCGTCACCCTCggcttcgccgtcgccggccgcttcCCGTGGAGGCGCGCGCCCGCGTACGCGCTGGCGCagacggccgccgccacggcggcgagcgtggTGCTGCGGCTCATGTTCGGCGGCCGGCACGCGCCCGTGCCGGCCACGCTGCCGGGCGGCGCCCACGCGCAGTCGCTCGTCATCGAGTTCGTCATCACCTTCTACCTCATGTTCGTCATCATGGCTGTTGCCACCGACGACCAAGCGGTAAATGGCAGCCATCCACATCACGAATACTTATCAGTTTTGACTTATCGGTCATCTGACTCTGTTTTTACAGGTGGGTCATATGGCTGGAGTGGCTGTGGGTGGAACCATCATGCTCAATGTGCTGTTTGCTGGGTATGGGCTCGCACCATCGCACACGCACACTCACACTCACACACCCGCAAATGATGTCGTCACACTAACTTTGGGGTCTATTTGACATGGATGACGTGTGGCGCGCAGGCCGGTGTCGGGGGCGTCGATGAACCCGGCGAGGAGCATTGGGCCGGCGTTGGTGGGGAGCAAGTACACGGCGCTGTGGGTGTACATCTTGGGACCGTTCGCCGGTGCGGCGACCGGAGCTTGGGCCTACAGCCTCATCCGCCTCACCGGCGACCGCACGGATTGAGATCAATGCGTTGAGGGTGAGAATCCTCTACCATAATATCATTACCATTACAGTCGCTGATATGTGGGTACCATTATTTTATTACCTCACACGTCAGGGTACTATGGTAAGTCTACAGGGTATTTATATGTTTGAATGTATCGGTGTAAAATTGGCCCGTATACGTGGAGATGTTCAGTTCTGGATCGGTCCATATGTGGTGTCTTTTGATCTTTTGGTGATAGGCGAGAATATGTGTGTTACATTCAAATTATAACTTGGAAATGTTAATTCCACCATTCAGAAATAAtaaatttggatttgttttACTAAGATAAGACTCATTGTAATTGACACTCGGTACTATTAATTCTATTTTCTAAATAACACAAAGTATATATAGGCCTAATTTTGGCACATTCAACAAATTAAAAAGCACTGAACCTAATAGCAGTAGTCGTCCTTTTGGCCCATTTAGCaatgaaggaggagagggggggaggggggggatAGAGATAGAATTTGCTCATTTGGATTGGAAAGAGAGCATAAATTTTAATCCATCAGGCATTGTCTGTTGGGCCACTTTCATTTTACATATACTAGGAATATTTTGGTGCATTGCAATTAGAAATAGGCTGGGAGTGTCGAGTCACTACTATGAAAAAGGGGACCTGTGCCGGTTGCCAACCCCACATGGGTATTGGATTTGGCAATTGGCACCCAATAATCGATACATTTGAGTTctcttaaaggtgccggtttgaGGTCCTAGGAATGAGAAAAAATGCCAGCTCAATGCATCGGCTCAATTCGAGCAACTTCCCTTCACAACAACAAGATTTCATCACACTTTTAATTACATTTAATCCAAGAAAATGCATTGAGCATCTCCCCTTCACTCCAACTAGATTTCATCACACTTTTAATTACATTTAATCCAAGAAAATGAAAGAACACTAAGAACACAAGAACATCAACAAAGCAAgcaaagggaggggaggggagggcgccaccgctgcctcccctcctgccggaGCTGACGGAGGGGAGGGCACTGCCGCCACCTccgagccgtcgccgcctcctcccctcccgccaccgATGCCACATCCCCTCCTGCCGGATCTAGTGGAGGGGAGGGTGCTGTTACTAGGCggggccgccgccacctcccatCCCGCCAAATCTAGTAGAGGGGAGAGCGCTGCCATCGGGTGgtgcggtggagagagagaccgctgagaaagggagaggggaggaggcggagaaatcaagagaggagaggagaggatggaggggggggggggggagagagcggTAAAAAAaacagcgagagagagaaagagagatgaaaGAGAGCTAATGGTTCGGCTCAGTCAGCTCCCGCCGGTTTTCTTAATAAGTAtcggtttttttataaaaccaacacctataatataaatataggtgtcggttcttaaaAGACTAaaacctataatatattataggtgtcagttcttTTAAATAAACCGACACTAATATTATAGGTGTTGGGTTTTAaatttagaaccgacacctatctCTCTATAAAGGTGACGGTTTTAGCCGATGGTGTCCCGTGGATACGcgttttggggggggggggggggaagcaCTATAGGTACTAGTTTTAGCATTTCTGGCCCGATAGTGCCAACATGTATGTCCGTTTTTGTAATAGTGATTGAGTTATGCAACTTTTGTATGTAACAAATATTCGAACTTCTAAACGATCTTAAATAAATAAGTTGTTAACTATAAGGATCTTATCGAGcttgaaaattttaatataaagttcGATTTTATccaactccaaaaaaaaatttgaaattactaaataatattttaatataagcTATAAAGCAAATTTTGCATTTAAGTCCCTCTAGTCCTCGTAGAGggcttttttttccaaaacaagAAAAAGCGCTCATACAAAGGACGTTAGGGGTATATTTCTGTAATTTTTGAAAACCAAAGCATATTcctaaatatttacaaataaataaataaataaaattcgtTGATCGCCTATTTAATCTTATATTTGTTAAGCTCACATCAGCCCATTAAGAATTTGGCATGGGCTTATTTTTTGTCCATTATAATCGTGCTCTCTTACGCCTTGCATTTCCTCCCTTCCCTCTAATAAATGTAAAAAACTGAAGGAAATTAatgaaaatgaaagaaaatttacagggaaaaaaatgaaacaaaaacacTTCATTGAAAAAATTTAAGCGAGACATGAAGAGAACTGTTGAAACAAAtttcagagaaaaaaatgagGCAAAATGTGATATGTTTGCAGTGAATCCTTTTTCTGATAATAGAGCCTACAGTTTCGCAATCCAGACACACAGAAGGCTGGGATGGACGCTTCGACAGACATGAATTGACATGGGGTGTGGCTACCCAGTGGTCAAGAAGAACATTTTTCTTACCTCATTATTCTCCGTGCATGTCCTCGTGGGCAATTTGCAGCTTCAGACGTAAACATCATCAGATTTGTGTTGTTTCGTGTCGCGCTCAAGATCCAGAATCACACACATAACTCATatgaaccaaaaaaaagaaggccAATGACAACATTCTCCAAAGGTTTTCTGAGGAAAAACATTGAACCCAGTGCTAGGCTGCACTTCTACACTGACCTTTCAATTCAGAAGCTCGCAACTTTGCTTGCTGGGGCTTCAAAACCTTTGCATGATTCTCTCAGTGTTTGGTAATCAATGAGCAACACAAGGAATTGCATAGTACAAATCAGGAGAGGGAATTGAGTTTTCAGAATTATCTAAGCTATTAGCACAGGGCCCATGTTCTTTTCTCattaagatacatattttatcTCGGTTTCCGTTATCACGTTTTtcaaagagtaaattgcattagcggtacacgaacttgtcaggtGAGTGCAATCAAGtgcataaacttgtaaaatgcttgtTTTGGTGTACAGACTTGCCTAGTGGTTGTGAACCAATACCAAAATAACATAGCGTGGCTAATTTTACCAAGTTGGATGTAGATTAGGACGTGATATACACATATGAGATGGGCATGAGATATGCTATATTTATAAACTCAGTTCTTACATTAACCTTCTTTTTTGTTTCCACCCTTGCATCATTACTCAGGTTTTTTATGTCTTTCTTTGACGACAATCATGCCTTATTTTACCTTTtattgaacatatatatatgtctatatggCGTCTTCTCACTTGCATGTTTACATCGCATCCTAATCAGCACTTAAATCGATGAGATTAGCCTTGTTGTGTCCTTTTGGCCTTGTTTTGCACGCACcagacaagttcatgcaccatcacaaacattttacaagtttatgcactagattgcacccacctgacaagtttgtgtaccaccaATATAATTTACttattttcaaactactaaacaatatgttcgtacgaaaactttctatatctttaaaatatcaaatatatccatttctcaagtttataataattaaaagttAACTAATCATGTGCGtcaacttaatcttcatcttcatcaattTTAAATACCTATCAagtaattttcatatttgcCATGTCATATAGGCACTATGCATAGAAACTATATATTCAATTGATGatgtcttcaaattaaattctcatctATTCCCTTGTTTTCATTCTTGGTACTTatgtagagatggtttcttgCATGAGAAATGGTTCCTTTATCTTTTTATCTTTCTCCTCATTAATTCTCCTGtcacattagtttttttttcttatgtggcaatgtatttaatgctatggatacTGTATGCATTTGGTTAAAGGGTTGGGAACTTGGGATGGGTCGGGTTGGGTTGAACCTATTTTTTAGTGTGTTTGGTTTGGAGATAGGTAGGATAGGATGGTCCCTGATAAGGAATATTCCCTTAAGATCCGGGTTGGCATGGTCCCTCAAAAACCGGCGGACAAATCCAACCCACTTTTTTCTCtcgttgacatgtgggccattcCTTCAAAAGTAGGATCATCCCATCCCTTATGCCAAACAGATAGATGGGATCATCTCATCCTAAAAACAGGGATGAGTCTAACCCATCCCACCTTGTCCCCAAATCAAACACATACTAAATGACATGGAGGGCTGGGGATGGCCTTAGGCttagttcttttcttcaacttcCTCATTCTCCTTTAGCACGCTTATCAAATTGTTAAATTGTacgctttatatatatatatatatatatatatatatatatatatatataatagttaattaatcatattcTAGTGAGCTTTCTCATTTTGCGTGTgcggaaatattttttttaaagcaacgaACGGGGCCTAAGATGTGCTAAACTTGGCATGTTTAGCAACTTAGGGGAAGAGGATATTAGGAATTTAAACGAGTAAATTAGTAGCAATATTAGTgtaaaaatttgatttttaattccaaTCTCTTGTTTGGCGAATGTGGTAggaattgatagggagtttagctAGACGGTAGATCTTAAGTAAAAATGGATGGCCGAGATTTGTTTAGGTAACATAGAGGGAGAATTCCTGTCCAACTCTCACTCCTACATAGCTATTAAAAAGTAGGGGTTCCTCCCTCAATTCGTCATCCCGTCGTATCAAAATTTCCATGTTCTCTAATCAAACAAAACACTCGATAGCTTCATCCGTCCAAACTCTCTAATCCCTCGGAAAAACTCTGCCCAGCCAAACACTTGCATTGcacatttgtttctttttccgGTAGGTTTCTGCTTCTTTCTGTTGAGAGCCTGTCGGCGCCACTAGAGCACACCATATATACGCACATCCAGTTCATGCATGTTGTGTGCCACGATCGGAGCGTCTAGGATATGGCATTCGCCACTAACCGATCATGGTGTATAGTCTGGGCCGTGGCCCCTAACCACGTActcttttcataaaaaaaaaacttaatctataAGGAGACGTGACCCCTCATCTTAGAAAGGGATTGTTGTATTAAGAAGAATTACACCCTCTTATAAGTTGAAGTACGCTGCATTACTTTTGTCATGAGTTTGAGCTGACGGAGTGAGAGCTTGCGGTGATCAATTCATCGAGAAGTGCTGACAAGCTGATAATTGTAGTGTAATATCATCTTGAGTACTAataaaatacttaattaatcgcacAATATGCTATCGTACAGTACTTTTAAGCCTTAGAACAAACAAATGGTTGGCAAATCTCAAATGTGATACTACTTTTGCCATATCAGTTTGGAATAAATTTAATCGATTCAGGGAAAATGACGCAAAAATCGCACTTAAAGTTTTGTGCTTCAAGCACTGGTCCTTTTCCGCACAGTCCCAAGATGCAGCAATAATCAAACAGAAGATTGCATCAAGGGAAAGAGGCCACCACACAAAAAGGAATGATGCTTTTTGGGCAGCTCCTCAATTGGACACAACAACACAACCAGCAGCAACGAACAAACGCCGGCCTCATCGCAAAGCATATGTGCATGCAGCAGCATTTGGAACATGCATGAGAGACCTAGCTAGCTTGTCATTTGTCAACTTCCCTGGTGGTAATTGTAACGGAGTATGGTGTCATGGGCAATACCAAAGCGATGATGTTTTCCATGAGATCCACTCCCCACTTGCCCACTATACATAATGCTTGCTACATCAATTGTTAATAGGAATGCTCGGAGACGGGATTCCGTACCCTAGCATCAGTGCGGTATGATTCCAAATAATTCACCAAGTGAATGCACGGGTGGTGGCGACAGTCGCGATAGAGCTACCACCCACGCTGCACTCTAGGAGTGCCGCAACGTGAGGCCCTAGCCGACGGTTACGATTCCTCTCTTCCCATTCAATTCTCCATGACGGTATGGGCCATGGCGGCAGCACTGTCGGAAAACAAGGCCAGATGGCCTCTATTCTCTTCCACACTGGCGGTGTCCTCTCATCCACTTCGAGCACGGCGCATCCGGCTACATCCCTTAACATATGGTATGGTATAATTCCTCAGCTCATGGATCGGGCTCGACTCCtaggtttctttgtttgttctggGATGCTTGGCTGACCGGTGAGCTACATTGCTGTTGACTCCGCCTCCACCTGAGACACCACACAACCCCGATGTAGCTGTAGCCTTCTCATCGCCCCTCTCCATTGCCCATCCATGGTGGATTTGAAGCGCCTAAGCTCCCAGTCATTGGATACAACACATGCCAATCCCAATGCCACCGGATCTGTCGCCGCCTGAGCTCATCGTCGTAGTTGCCAGGTGGAAGAACCGACGCCAGTAACCTTTTCCATCCTTTCTACTCTTCCCCCTCGTCTGGGTATGATACCACTAGTCTGGTATTGATGAGGTACCAGGTCTGGTACTGACATGTATTGGTTGGTACCAATATGACACTAGCTCTAGTATAGAAGCCCTAGTTTTTTGGGGTTGTTTGGTTTCTACCAAAATTGTTGGATTGCTGACTATGTTTATAAATATTGGTGTCCCAACATTGGGATTAGACACATATGTTTCATTGCCCCAACATTAGCCAATCCTCTTTGCTAACAAGTTAACTAACTACGGAGTTTCTTTTGTCATTTGTAGTTATAGCAAATAAGacgtaaaaaaatatagacgAAAGTAAAAAAGGTAATCtattgtaaaacttttatatctatATTAATTATTAGC from Oryza glaberrima chromosome 6, OglaRS2, whole genome shotgun sequence includes these protein-coding regions:
- the LOC127777996 gene encoding aquaporin NIP1-4 codes for the protein MARREVDDSYTNGSVVEVVSMEEGSKMDKEDDHQNPQAPDGGDVVVCGMPMSFTFLQMLLAEFLATFFLMFAGLGAITVEEKKGAVTFPGVAVAWGAAVMAMVYAVGHVSGAHLNPAVTLGFAVAGRFPWRRAPAYALAQTAAATAASVVLRLMFGGRHAPVPATLPGGAHAQSLVIEFVITFYLMFVIMAVATDDQAVGHMAGVAVGGTIMLNVLFAGPVSGASMNPARSIGPALVGSKYTALWVYILGPFAGAATGAWAYSLIRLTGDRTD